A genomic segment from Chitinivorax sp. B encodes:
- a CDS encoding alpha/beta fold hydrolase: MNGIFSPQPRPNATFRLFCLPYAGGSSVTFMDWHHWLPADIELVCIDPPGRGARIGDRPIFEVPILVDQLIDEIQGWLDRPFGLFGHSNGALVAFELARRLQTLGYSPEIVFASAKAAPALIQEPVALHRLSDADFIAELRDGGGTPEEFFDSPELIELFLPVLRADFALSETYRYVPSASLDADLVLLSGTSDSCMTAADQAAWAGEFGGQVRKHEVAGGHFFVDEQPDHVTAILAREIAHVRRHRLAACI, translated from the coding sequence ATGAACGGTATTTTTTCTCCACAACCCAGACCCAATGCGACGTTCCGACTGTTTTGCCTGCCTTATGCAGGGGGCAGTTCGGTGACGTTCATGGATTGGCATCATTGGTTGCCTGCTGATATCGAACTGGTCTGCATTGATCCGCCAGGAAGAGGCGCCCGCATTGGCGACAGGCCCATCTTCGAAGTGCCGATATTGGTAGATCAACTGATCGATGAAATACAAGGCTGGCTTGATCGTCCTTTTGGTTTGTTCGGGCATAGCAATGGAGCCCTGGTTGCCTTTGAGTTGGCGCGCCGTTTGCAGACACTCGGTTACTCGCCAGAAATCGTGTTTGCCTCTGCCAAGGCTGCACCAGCACTCATTCAGGAACCTGTCGCATTGCATCGACTAAGTGATGCCGATTTCATTGCCGAGTTACGTGATGGCGGCGGTACGCCAGAGGAGTTCTTCGACAGCCCTGAATTGATTGAACTGTTTTTGCCTGTATTGCGCGCCGATTTCGCCCTGAGCGAAACCTATCGTTATGTACCAAGTGCTTCACTCGATGCCGATTTGGTACTGCTATCCGGGACCAGTGACAGCTGTATGACTGCAGCCGACCAGGCCGCCTGGGCCGGGGAGTTTGGCGGGCAGGTACGAAAACATGAGGTCGCTGGTGGCCATTTCTTTGTTGATGAACAGCCTGACCATGTGACGGCAATCCTTGCCAGGGAAATCGCGCACGTCCGTCGTCATCGTCTTGCGGCCTGTATTTAA
- a CDS encoding acylase, with translation MKKMSLTNLPCHFVRFPARLVTWVLIGSALSGLAGCNSDNEDTSQFSASIRYTQWGIPHIKADNYASLGYGAGYVYAKDNLCLMADHVVTVNGERSRYFGADGTVSVAFNQVDNLSSDVFFKAYLDDDTLQRDYTQISEDTRDLLRGYVTGYNRYLRETDGGHAECRGQPWLRPITLTDIYRLMAEKAIQGSGGALLAGIVAAQPPATALSQQAKHYASATLPAPDALRQLGQIRNKPFGSNAYALGRDATTNGRGMLLGNPHFPWATGNRFYQLHLTIPSKLDVMGVTITGMPTVVMGFNQHVAWSHTVSATQRFTLFELTLDPNDPTRYRHDGEWRKMTVKTVEVAAKNSTGQLETIRRRVYFSHFGPMLINPPNLDWSINQAFSLRDANLHNARMLDQWLGLNRATSTGDAKQVLQRISGLPWVNTIMADRQGDTLYADIGSTPNVSDVHFQQCMQSPTSQAVWQQVGLIVLDGSRSDCNWTVDASAVESGLYAGTAMPYLQRTDYVANSNDSYWLSNPYQPLTGFSPVFGAIESERSLRTRLGILQIQQRLAGTDGLPGRGFDSLATLQSVMFGNRVYAAELALDSLVAACQATPAVILTNGETVNLATACNVLAKWDRKANLDSRGAVLFYEFWRSVYRLDTLWAIPFDIRDPINTPNTLNIAQPAVQQQLLHQLALAVRRLSLMGIDPDTALGEWQYVMRQGQRIPLHGCDDLAGCFNQLAMTDLTSTGYTEVTNGPSYLQTVTWSSDGPIAEGMLTYGQSTDPASPHFADQTIGLYNPKRFSRFPYTEADIVANPAYRLISIRE, from the coding sequence ATGAAAAAAATGTCGTTGACGAATCTGCCATGCCATTTTGTTCGTTTTCCCGCGAGGCTTGTTACATGGGTATTGATTGGCTCAGCGTTGTCAGGATTGGCAGGGTGTAATTCGGACAATGAGGATACCAGTCAGTTTTCTGCATCTATTCGCTACACCCAATGGGGCATACCGCACATCAAAGCGGACAACTATGCCAGCCTGGGTTATGGTGCCGGTTATGTCTATGCCAAGGATAATTTGTGCCTGATGGCTGATCATGTGGTGACCGTGAATGGTGAGCGGTCGCGCTATTTCGGCGCTGATGGTACTGTCAGTGTGGCATTCAACCAGGTGGACAATCTCAGTAGTGACGTCTTTTTCAAAGCCTACCTTGATGATGACACCTTGCAGCGTGATTACACGCAAATATCGGAAGATACGCGCGACCTGCTGCGTGGATATGTGACGGGTTATAACCGCTATTTGCGAGAAACCGATGGCGGTCATGCTGAATGTCGCGGTCAGCCTTGGCTGCGGCCGATCACGCTGACAGACATTTACCGACTCATGGCGGAAAAAGCCATTCAGGGTTCTGGTGGTGCCTTACTGGCGGGTATTGTGGCTGCACAACCTCCCGCCACTGCGCTGTCTCAGCAAGCCAAACATTACGCCAGTGCTACATTGCCTGCACCTGATGCCTTGCGTCAGCTCGGGCAGATCCGCAACAAGCCTTTTGGCTCCAATGCCTACGCACTTGGGCGGGATGCCACGACCAACGGGCGAGGCATGTTGTTGGGTAACCCTCATTTTCCATGGGCGACTGGCAATCGCTTCTATCAGTTGCATTTGACGATACCAAGCAAGCTGGATGTCATGGGCGTCACCATTACCGGCATGCCTACTGTGGTCATGGGATTCAACCAGCATGTTGCCTGGAGCCATACGGTCTCCGCCACCCAGCGTTTCACTTTATTTGAGCTGACACTGGATCCGAATGATCCGACTCGCTATCGTCACGACGGCGAATGGCGGAAAATGACCGTCAAAACCGTCGAGGTTGCAGCCAAGAACAGCACAGGCCAGCTAGAAACCATCCGTCGCCGTGTGTATTTCTCTCATTTCGGTCCGATGCTGATCAATCCACCAAATCTTGACTGGTCGATCAATCAGGCATTCAGCTTGCGTGATGCCAATCTGCATAATGCCCGCATGCTGGACCAATGGCTGGGTCTCAATCGTGCAACCAGCACTGGTGATGCAAAGCAGGTCCTGCAACGGATCAGCGGCCTACCATGGGTCAACACCATCATGGCGGATCGACAGGGCGATACGTTGTATGCTGACATTGGCAGCACGCCTAATGTCTCTGATGTGCATTTCCAACAATGTATGCAATCCCCGACCTCACAGGCAGTCTGGCAACAGGTCGGGTTGATCGTGCTGGATGGCAGCCGATCAGACTGTAACTGGACTGTTGATGCCAGCGCGGTGGAGTCCGGTCTGTATGCAGGTACTGCCATGCCTTATCTGCAACGAACCGATTATGTAGCCAATAGCAACGACAGCTATTGGCTCAGTAATCCCTATCAACCGTTGACTGGTTTTTCGCCTGTTTTTGGGGCTATCGAGTCAGAACGCAGCTTGCGTACTCGCCTGGGTATTCTGCAAATTCAACAACGACTTGCCGGAACGGATGGTTTGCCAGGCAGGGGATTTGATAGCTTGGCTACGTTACAGTCAGTCATGTTCGGTAACCGCGTATACGCTGCTGAGCTGGCATTGGATAGTTTGGTTGCAGCATGCCAAGCCACACCAGCGGTGATCTTGACCAACGGCGAAACAGTCAATTTGGCGACAGCCTGCAATGTGTTGGCAAAGTGGGATCGCAAAGCAAATCTGGATAGCCGAGGGGCTGTGTTGTTCTATGAGTTCTGGCGATCTGTCTATCGGCTCGATACCTTGTGGGCCATACCATTTGATATCCGCGATCCAATCAATACGCCCAACACTTTGAATATTGCGCAGCCCGCTGTGCAACAACAACTGCTACACCAGCTGGCCCTGGCAGTCAGGCGTCTCAGCCTGATGGGCATTGACCCCGACACGGCTTTGGGGGAATGGCAATATGTCATGCGTCAAGGTCAGCGCATTCCATTGCATGGTTGTGACGATCTGGCCGGTTGCTTCAATCAGCTTGCCATGACCGATTTGACCAGCACCGGTTACACCGAAGTAACCAATGGCCCAAGTTACCTGCAAACCGTTACCTGGAGCAGTGATGGTCCGATCGCAGAGGGTATGTTGACCTATGGTCAGTCCACTGATCCTGCCAGCCCGCATTTTGCAGATCAAACGATCGGGCTGTACAACCCCAAGCGATTCTCCCGCTTTCCATATACAGAAGCTGACATTGTAGCCAATCCAGCATACCGGCTTATCTCGATACGAGAGTAA
- a CDS encoding GNAT family N-acetyltransferase, which translates to MNLNIAIAKLEELPIVQNLLQLYLHDFSEIDGDDVGPDGLYDYPWLKEYWDSPNHAYLIRVEGHYAGFCLVDKLAVLDDSEICISEFFILRKYRRTGIGREAAKWIFAQHPARWEVAVQKENWAASKFWTSVIEEYTDGDFDCHDEESDDWTGPVYAFQSRQLMLDPLGGV; encoded by the coding sequence ATGAATTTAAATATTGCAATTGCGAAACTGGAAGAACTGCCCATCGTTCAGAATTTGTTGCAGCTGTATCTGCACGATTTCTCGGAAATAGATGGTGATGACGTGGGCCCAGATGGCCTGTATGACTACCCTTGGCTCAAGGAGTACTGGGATAGCCCGAATCATGCTTATCTGATTCGTGTGGAAGGTCATTATGCGGGTTTTTGCCTGGTGGATAAGCTTGCCGTCCTGGATGATTCGGAAATCTGCATATCGGAGTTTTTCATTCTTCGGAAATACCGTCGGACCGGTATCGGGAGGGAAGCGGCCAAGTGGATTTTTGCGCAGCACCCTGCACGCTGGGAGGTGGCGGTGCAAAAAGAAAATTGGGCCGCAAGCAAATTCTGGACAAGCGTAATCGAAGAATACACAGACGGGGACTTCGATTGCCATGATGAGGAAAGTGATGATTGGACCGGGCCTGTCTATGCTTTCCAATCCAGGCAGCTGATGCTGGATCCATTGGGCGGTGTGTGA
- a CDS encoding DNA-binding protein, with the protein MNANQQLQHDVESLRANFTDTQDLYREVCAMMFFRHGITPTANRLYQLVRKGSMSAPAAALAQFWEDLREKSRVRIEHPDLPDALQATAGELLAALWREALSNANESLAMFRADMTEALKEAQAVSVEHQLMAKQAEAESEQVKDALQSLQREYDVLEEQLMAEQSAKLSLNARLVEIQAQRDELSASLERARLDFAAELEKVHQAQLLAEMRYTDLERHALLDMDRERTTSAKTKKELENLSQSMTKQLDHLRKENIKLLEQLAEQGRNLGKFEGALGEARASYLHLQNELVLCKQHLIEREANLVALQAENIRLKAPARNKQQTGSTNKPKRTPKTKDNPPDLSGRKK; encoded by the coding sequence ATGAATGCCAACCAGCAACTGCAGCATGACGTGGAGTCATTGCGGGCCAATTTCACTGACACGCAAGACCTCTATCGCGAGGTTTGCGCCATGATGTTTTTCCGGCATGGCATTACTCCAACTGCCAACCGTTTGTATCAGTTGGTTCGAAAGGGCAGCATGAGTGCACCCGCCGCTGCACTTGCCCAATTTTGGGAAGATTTGCGTGAAAAAAGCCGGGTTCGCATCGAGCACCCGGACTTGCCGGATGCATTGCAGGCCACCGCGGGAGAGTTGCTGGCAGCGTTGTGGCGCGAAGCGCTATCCAATGCCAACGAGAGCTTGGCAATGTTTCGTGCCGACATGACGGAGGCCTTGAAAGAAGCGCAAGCTGTTTCGGTGGAACACCAACTGATGGCCAAGCAGGCAGAGGCTGAATCCGAGCAGGTGAAAGATGCTTTGCAGTCACTGCAGCGAGAATATGACGTCCTTGAAGAACAACTGATGGCGGAGCAATCAGCAAAACTATCCCTGAATGCGCGTTTGGTAGAAATCCAAGCTCAGCGGGATGAACTGAGCGCATCTTTGGAAAGAGCGCGCCTGGACTTTGCCGCTGAACTTGAAAAAGTACACCAGGCTCAATTGCTGGCAGAAATGCGTTATACAGACCTTGAACGCCATGCCTTGCTGGACATGGATCGAGAACGTACTACCAGTGCAAAGACAAAAAAGGAACTGGAGAACCTGAGCCAAAGCATGACCAAGCAGCTCGATCACTTACGGAAGGAGAATATCAAGCTGCTTGAACAGCTGGCCGAGCAAGGGCGGAACCTTGGCAAGTTTGAAGGTGCGTTGGGTGAAGCAAGGGCAAGTTACCTGCATCTTCAAAATGAATTGGTTCTTTGCAAACAGCATCTCATTGAACGCGAAGCAAACCTGGTGGCACTACAGGCCGAGAACATACGGCTAAAGGCGCCAGCCCGGAACAAGCAACAAACAGGAAGTACAAACAAGCCGAAACGGACACCCAAGACGAAGGATAATCCCCCCGATTTAAGTGGTCGCAAGAAGTAG
- a CDS encoding TauD/TfdA family dioxygenase, whose translation MASTIAHIQNQTHKTLMLTPAERDAISNTINSVPGDYGRQDFHEFYHDCRRAAGSLPARLTRAIFDFQLGRHAGYLLIKGLPLPHQVPPTPAARGQTWNQATLHARKAMCVVLSALGHIYNFTGKKHPDYIDDVFPIFSDRHEQLGTNQCFLEWHVEDGFHPAKADLVSLYCLRGDSNAKTYLCHARDLDLDPHHRQQLEQPNFLIQVDPTFVDGSQAEAVQRCTVLSPGQDPEIIYDPAYMTATSDAAEAALQHLRDRIEQRYQAITLEPGDLLVFDNRRSVHARSAYSPRFDGSDRWLLRGLVLESYWKTRESMQDLAHGFITGNEPVTPVKVADVVDADQIQFA comes from the coding sequence ATGGCTAGCACAATCGCACATATTCAGAATCAGACTCACAAGACTTTAATGTTGACACCGGCGGAGCGCGACGCCATCAGCAACACAATCAATTCGGTACCAGGGGATTATGGGCGTCAGGATTTTCATGAGTTTTATCATGATTGCCGGCGCGCTGCAGGCAGCTTGCCGGCTCGTCTGACACGAGCAATCTTCGACTTTCAGCTCGGACGACATGCTGGCTATCTGTTGATCAAAGGTCTGCCCTTGCCGCATCAGGTACCACCAACACCTGCTGCCCGTGGGCAGACATGGAATCAGGCCACATTGCATGCCCGCAAGGCGATGTGTGTGGTTCTGTCGGCTTTGGGACATATTTACAACTTCACGGGTAAAAAGCATCCCGATTACATCGATGATGTGTTCCCCATCTTCAGTGACCGCCACGAGCAGTTAGGTACCAACCAGTGCTTTCTGGAATGGCATGTGGAAGACGGTTTCCACCCGGCCAAGGCGGATCTTGTATCGCTGTATTGCCTGCGCGGCGATTCGAATGCGAAAACCTATCTTTGCCATGCCCGTGATCTGGATCTGGACCCGCATCATCGACAACAGCTGGAACAGCCGAATTTCCTGATCCAGGTCGATCCGACCTTCGTCGATGGCAGTCAGGCGGAGGCAGTACAGCGATGCACCGTACTGAGCCCAGGCCAGGACCCGGAGATCATCTACGATCCGGCCTACATGACTGCGACTTCCGATGCGGCAGAAGCCGCGTTGCAGCACCTACGCGACCGGATCGAACAGCGCTATCAGGCGATTACCTTGGAGCCGGGCGATTTGCTGGTTTTTGATAACCGACGATCAGTGCACGCACGTAGCGCGTATTCACCTCGCTTCGATGGTTCAGATCGCTGGTTGTTGCGTGGATTGGTACTGGAAAGCTATTGGAAGACACGTGAGTCGATGCAGGATCTTGCCCATGGCTTCATCACAGGTAACGAGCCGGTCACCCCTGTCAAAGTAGCGGACGTGGTGGACGCGGACCAGATTCAATTCGCCTGA
- a CDS encoding tyrosine-type recombinase/integrase, whose translation MAPLDMLQLPSELDGSLGANRAKCLSQITADKDIEAVAAWLAQFADSPATFSNYRKEAERLLLWAVFERGKPLSSLANEDFLAYRVFLMDPQPTDRWVQAGGKRLSRAHAQWRPFAGPLSMASVRQALVTLNVMLSWLVEAGYLAGNPLALSRHRRRHAAPRVTRYLDNNLWAEVVATIEALPRDTRRACERADRIRWLFSLFYLAGVRISEVANNTMGGFFERSTSDGSRWWLDIIGKGNKQRLVPVSTELMAELIRYRRSHDLTSLPYPGEMTPLVLPIGGRNVPLKRAALHEIVKEVFNLTAQRAALSDPSPGGQARAERLQQASAHWLRHTAGTHMANAGVDLRFLRDNLGHENLTTSSGYLHSEDDARHQATTTALRIDWHQP comes from the coding sequence ATGGCACCACTTGATATGCTGCAATTACCGTCAGAACTGGATGGCAGCCTGGGCGCCAACCGAGCCAAGTGCCTGTCACAAATCACCGCGGACAAAGACATAGAAGCGGTTGCCGCTTGGCTGGCGCAATTTGCTGACAGCCCAGCAACGTTCTCCAATTACCGCAAAGAGGCAGAACGACTGTTGTTGTGGGCTGTATTTGAACGTGGTAAACCCCTTTCCTCGCTGGCAAATGAGGATTTCCTGGCGTATCGGGTATTCCTGATGGACCCTCAACCCACGGACCGATGGGTTCAAGCAGGTGGAAAGCGCCTGTCGCGCGCGCATGCACAATGGCGGCCCTTTGCCGGGCCGCTTTCCATGGCGAGCGTACGTCAGGCATTGGTGACACTGAATGTCATGTTGTCCTGGCTGGTGGAGGCCGGTTATCTGGCAGGCAATCCGTTGGCCCTGTCCCGACATCGCCGACGCCATGCTGCACCACGGGTTACACGCTATCTGGATAACAATTTATGGGCAGAGGTCGTCGCGACCATCGAGGCACTGCCGCGTGACACGCGGCGAGCGTGCGAACGTGCTGACCGGATCCGCTGGCTGTTTTCGCTGTTCTACTTGGCAGGGGTACGAATTTCGGAGGTGGCGAACAATACCATGGGCGGTTTCTTCGAACGCAGCACTTCGGATGGCTCCCGATGGTGGCTCGATATCATCGGCAAAGGCAATAAACAACGCCTAGTGCCCGTATCAACAGAACTAATGGCGGAACTGATTCGCTATCGCCGCAGTCATGATCTGACGTCCCTACCCTATCCGGGTGAGATGACACCTTTGGTATTACCCATTGGCGGGAGAAATGTCCCGCTAAAACGGGCCGCCTTGCATGAGATCGTCAAAGAGGTTTTTAACCTGACTGCACAACGTGCCGCCCTGTCTGATCCAAGCCCCGGAGGACAAGCCCGTGCTGAGCGACTTCAGCAAGCCTCAGCCCATTGGCTACGGCATACCGCCGGCACACACATGGCCAATGCCGGTGTGGATTTGCGCTTTCTACGTGACAACCTGGGGCATGAGAACCTGACCACTTCTTCAGGCTATCTTCACTCAGAGGATGATGCACGCCACCAAGCCACGACCACTGCCCTGCGAATTGACTGGCATCAGCCATAA
- a CDS encoding penicillin acylase family protein → MDFLWRRRGWIFRTTLILLLIVSAALLTTWWSIRQSLPILDGTLKVAGIANPVKIVRDADGVPFITVQQRDDGAYALGFLHAQERFFQMDLLRRSAAGELAAILGEDVVSSDMHARRFRFRARAEAALKSLQPAELAVLERYAAGVNDGMKHLAVRPFEYLLLQSAPAPWKPADSLLAIWSMYFSLQGDLEDRDLSRSWLKSKLTEEQLRFLLPESSEFDTTVDGVKIAVAQSVIPSQGPSWFASTDNLLAKAPQAHAVGSNAWVVGGAHTKSGKPIVVNDMHLDIRLPNTWYRAALNYRTGDKERRLIGLTLPGVPAFVTGSNGAVAWGFTNSYGDYLDLIEMDHKLGPQATTKDLQQAGLAVAHEEAIQIRGQPPKMMTVFETDDGPIAQYHGKTYVVSWLAMHPKAVNLGLMSLESATTVEEAIRLAAGIGIPSQNMLLADAGGSIGWTIAGLLPARSAGFEESFPLRTRQGLVTAPVLDVSEYPKIVNPTSQLLWNGNNRQLDGTHYRKIGDGGADLGTRSLAIGNALMRESALSEQKALDISLVTRSDYATKWRESALSVLDEQAIKASPLRQEFKQILQRDTALGADLDSAAYVLTRAYADAVYVALFGAIDQQMSKQQPGLSYSLANPRWMVVALALLDRHPSGWLPNGKAWREVQLAAVDRAIKTLMANSSTLSELQWGKVNTSNIQHPFAELLPVFGGALKAPNQPMPGDDNVPRVSAPDFGQSERLAVSPGNEALGLFNMPGGQSGHPMSPYFLAGHDAWANGRSGALLPGREKYRLTLIPGGL, encoded by the coding sequence ATGGATTTTCTTTGGCGTCGACGAGGCTGGATATTTCGCACGACATTAATATTGTTGTTAATTGTTTCAGCGGCACTGTTGACGACTTGGTGGAGTATTCGCCAGAGTCTGCCGATATTGGATGGCACCTTGAAGGTGGCTGGAATCGCCAATCCGGTCAAGATCGTGCGCGATGCCGATGGGGTGCCATTCATCACGGTACAGCAACGGGATGATGGTGCCTACGCGTTGGGTTTCCTGCATGCACAAGAACGCTTTTTCCAAATGGATCTGTTACGCCGCAGTGCGGCGGGCGAGCTGGCTGCAATCCTGGGTGAGGACGTTGTCAGTTCGGACATGCATGCCCGACGCTTCCGTTTTCGGGCGCGCGCCGAAGCGGCGTTGAAATCATTGCAGCCTGCCGAACTGGCAGTGCTTGAGCGCTATGCAGCGGGCGTCAATGATGGGATGAAGCATCTTGCCGTCAGGCCGTTTGAATATCTGCTGCTGCAATCGGCACCGGCACCTTGGAAACCTGCTGATTCCTTGTTGGCAATCTGGTCGATGTACTTTTCTTTGCAAGGTGATCTGGAAGATCGGGATTTATCCAGAAGCTGGTTGAAATCGAAGCTGACGGAGGAACAGTTACGATTCCTCCTGCCGGAAAGCAGTGAATTCGACACAACCGTGGATGGGGTAAAGATCGCCGTGGCACAGTCGGTGATTCCATCCCAAGGCCCGTCATGGTTTGCAAGTACTGACAACCTGCTGGCAAAGGCGCCGCAGGCTCATGCGGTTGGCAGTAATGCCTGGGTTGTGGGCGGTGCCCATACGAAGTCAGGGAAGCCGATCGTCGTCAACGACATGCACCTCGATATCCGGTTGCCCAATACCTGGTATCGTGCAGCCTTGAACTATCGAACCGGTGACAAGGAGCGCAGGCTGATCGGTTTGACGCTCCCTGGTGTACCGGCTTTCGTAACCGGCAGTAATGGCGCCGTTGCCTGGGGTTTCACCAATAGTTATGGAGACTATCTGGACCTGATCGAGATGGATCACAAGCTTGGGCCTCAGGCAACGACTAAGGATTTGCAGCAGGCTGGGCTGGCTGTCGCTCACGAGGAGGCCATCCAGATTCGAGGACAGCCACCAAAAATGATGACCGTTTTTGAGACGGATGATGGCCCGATTGCGCAATATCATGGGAAAACCTATGTGGTCAGTTGGCTCGCCATGCATCCCAAAGCAGTCAATCTGGGGCTGATGTCGCTTGAATCGGCCACGACAGTGGAGGAGGCGATACGGCTTGCCGCTGGAATCGGGATACCATCCCAGAACATGCTGCTTGCAGATGCAGGCGGATCTATCGGATGGACGATTGCGGGTCTGTTGCCGGCAAGGTCTGCGGGCTTTGAGGAGAGTTTTCCGTTACGTACCAGACAAGGGTTGGTGACGGCGCCGGTTTTGGATGTATCTGAATACCCGAAGATCGTTAACCCGACCAGTCAGCTGTTATGGAATGGAAACAATCGTCAATTGGATGGGACACATTATCGCAAGATTGGCGATGGCGGCGCGGACCTGGGCACCCGATCGTTGGCCATCGGCAATGCACTGATGCGTGAAAGTGCATTGTCAGAGCAGAAGGCGCTGGATATTTCGCTGGTCACCCGTTCCGACTATGCAACAAAATGGCGTGAAAGTGCGTTGTCGGTGCTGGATGAGCAAGCTATCAAGGCTAGCCCGTTGCGACAGGAATTCAAACAGATCCTGCAGCGGGACACGGCATTGGGCGCAGATCTGGATTCCGCTGCCTACGTGCTGACCAGGGCGTATGCAGATGCCGTCTATGTTGCGCTGTTTGGGGCGATCGACCAGCAAATGTCCAAGCAACAGCCTGGCTTGTCCTATTCGTTGGCCAACCCGCGTTGGATGGTGGTTGCACTGGCGCTTCTCGACAGACATCCGTCAGGTTGGCTTCCAAATGGCAAGGCGTGGCGTGAGGTTCAACTGGCTGCGGTTGATCGTGCCATCAAGACGTTGATGGCGAACTCGTCTACCTTGTCCGAATTGCAATGGGGTAAAGTAAATACGTCCAATATTCAGCACCCATTTGCAGAGTTATTACCTGTATTCGGTGGTGCGCTCAAAGCACCGAATCAGCCAATGCCTGGCGATGATAATGTGCCTCGAGTCTCCGCCCCGGATTTTGGACAATCTGAACGCTTGGCGGTGTCACCAGGCAATGAAGCACTAGGCCTGTTCAACATGCCCGGTGGACAGAGTGGCCATCCGATGAGCCCTTATTTCCTGGCCGGACACGATGCTTGGGCCAATGGGAGATCAGGCGCATTGCTGCCTGGGCGTGAAAAGTATCGATTGACGCTCATACCAGGGGGCTTGTAG